A genomic region of Vibrio sp. 10N contains the following coding sequences:
- a CDS encoding choice-of-anchor I family protein yields the protein MKHTLALSALTIASASLLGCAPSETNQPFSAVTEFNIQCQTQTAPQPSEMTLSGLTLVGTSVADAPFASSAAEIISYDSCTDKLYVVNAQGKTVDVMSLDKESAPTLSGQIDLNSAAEQSGVAIGAANSVSVHQGLVAVAVENASKQQAGLIALYRSDSLELITTYPAGALPDMVSFSKDGKYIAVANEGEPNSDYSIDPEGSVTLVDLSKGPLNAEVTQIDFRDFNQGAARHAERSDKVRISHPTASVAQDLEPEYLTFADNGQIYVALQENNALAAIDVEQKRVVGIYGLGGKSWETAQLDASNKDKMVGNLQSYPMLEGLYMPDSITSYQVDGKTYIVTANEGDSREYGFDTTQEQCDQLGYKWDGDEDQSAADYAAKQDFCIAYVDEVRGKKLKVADDHPLAKALKDNKQLARLKVIKPNSPLKADEKVQAFGARSFTIWNDQGQAVYDSGDEFANIVLMSDKANFNSTNDNNSSADDRSDDKGVEPEAIEVAYINDRHYAFIGLERQGGIMVYDISVPEQALFITYVNNRDFNQPVCTQVEDGDCTNDTYNPKAGDLGPESIKYFTRQGQHFIAVGNEVSGTTSVFKLDF from the coding sequence ATGAAACACACACTCGCTCTATCTGCTTTGACAATTGCATCTGCCAGCTTATTGGGCTGCGCCCCCAGCGAAACAAATCAGCCGTTCTCAGCCGTCACAGAATTCAATATTCAATGTCAGACGCAAACCGCTCCCCAGCCCAGTGAAATGACGCTCAGTGGCCTTACACTTGTAGGGACTTCTGTCGCTGATGCGCCGTTTGCGAGTTCCGCGGCTGAAATCATCAGTTATGATAGCTGCACTGACAAGCTGTATGTCGTCAACGCTCAGGGAAAAACCGTTGACGTGATGTCACTTGATAAGGAAAGTGCGCCAACTCTGTCCGGACAAATCGATCTTAACTCAGCAGCAGAGCAGTCAGGTGTTGCCATTGGCGCGGCAAACAGTGTTTCTGTACATCAAGGACTCGTCGCAGTCGCCGTTGAAAACGCGAGTAAGCAGCAAGCAGGTCTTATCGCACTGTACCGCTCAGACTCTCTAGAACTGATTACCACGTACCCTGCGGGGGCACTGCCAGATATGGTCAGCTTTTCCAAAGATGGAAAGTACATAGCTGTGGCGAATGAAGGCGAACCGAACTCGGATTACTCCATCGATCCAGAAGGTTCGGTGACGCTTGTCGACTTGAGCAAAGGCCCACTCAATGCCGAAGTCACGCAAATCGACTTTAGAGATTTCAATCAAGGTGCCGCCAGACATGCTGAACGGAGTGACAAGGTGCGAATCTCACACCCGACAGCCAGCGTCGCGCAAGATCTGGAACCTGAATACTTAACCTTTGCCGACAACGGCCAAATCTATGTTGCACTTCAAGAAAACAATGCATTGGCAGCCATCGACGTTGAACAAAAACGCGTGGTCGGCATTTATGGACTTGGCGGCAAATCTTGGGAGACTGCTCAGTTGGATGCATCAAACAAAGACAAGATGGTTGGCAACTTACAAAGCTACCCAATGTTAGAAGGGCTTTATATGCCTGACAGTATTACTAGTTACCAAGTGGACGGTAAAACTTACATAGTCACAGCAAACGAAGGCGACAGCCGTGAATATGGGTTTGATACCACTCAGGAGCAGTGTGACCAACTTGGCTATAAATGGGATGGCGACGAAGACCAATCTGCAGCGGATTACGCGGCCAAGCAGGATTTCTGTATTGCCTATGTAGATGAAGTGCGCGGCAAAAAGCTCAAGGTTGCTGATGACCACCCTCTTGCCAAGGCCCTTAAAGACAACAAACAACTTGCGCGTCTTAAAGTCATCAAACCAAATAGCCCACTCAAGGCAGATGAAAAGGTACAAGCCTTCGGCGCTCGTTCTTTCACGATTTGGAATGACCAAGGTCAAGCCGTTTATGACAGCGGCGATGAGTTCGCGAACATTGTTCTGATGAGCGACAAAGCCAACTTCAACAGCACAAACGACAACAATAGCTCAGCGGATGATCGCAGCGATGACAAAGGCGTTGAACCAGAAGCGATTGAAGTGGCATATATCAACGACCGTCACTACGCCTTTATTGGGCTAGAGCGACAAGGCGGCATTATGGTGTATGACATTAGTGTCCCAGAGCAGGCATTGTTTATCACCTATGTAAACAATCGCGACTTTAATCAACCGGTTTGCACTCAAGTCGAAGATGGTGATTGCACTAACGACACCTACAACCCTAAAGCGGGCGATCTTGGTCCTGAGTCGATAAAATACTTTACAAGGCAGGGTCAGCACTTCATTGCAGTAGGCAACGAAGTAAGCGGAACGACGTCTGTATTTAAACTCGACTTCTAA
- a CDS encoding GNAT family N-acetyltransferase produces MEFRVAEYADFQNVAQLHASSWQHAYKGIMRQSYLDDSVLEDKQLIWQTRLLNPPFSQHVLVAEDKGELVGFICLFGNHNVDFGTIIDNLHVTPQAQRRGVAKQLIVRAVEWADKFYPDNGIFLEVLADNTNAIHFYESLGGNQVLKQRAESPCGKFLDEYLYTWKRPADLGERCGVLV; encoded by the coding sequence ATGGAATTTAGAGTAGCAGAATATGCTGACTTTCAAAATGTGGCTCAATTACATGCATCGAGCTGGCAACACGCTTACAAGGGAATTATGCGCCAATCGTATCTTGATGATTCGGTTCTAGAAGATAAACAACTGATTTGGCAAACAAGATTGCTCAATCCGCCTTTCAGTCAGCATGTTCTCGTTGCTGAAGACAAGGGCGAGCTGGTGGGTTTTATTTGTCTTTTTGGTAATCATAACGTTGATTTCGGTACTATCATCGATAACCTGCATGTCACGCCTCAAGCACAGCGTCGTGGTGTCGCTAAACAGCTGATCGTTCGTGCGGTCGAATGGGCAGACAAGTTCTATCCGGACAATGGCATTTTTCTTGAAGTACTCGCCGACAATACCAATGCCATTCACTTTTATGAGTCGCTCGGCGGCAATCAAGTCCTCAAACAACGCGCCGAATCCCCTTGCGGCAAGTTTCTTGATGAGTATCTCTATACTTGGAAACGCCCTGCGGACTTAGGTGAAAGGTGTGGTGTTCTCGTTTAA
- the manA gene encoding mannose-6-phosphate isomerase, class I, with translation MTQQHFLPMSNVIQDYPWGSETSISTLFGIENPEHKPQAELWMGAHPNGCSQVFIDNHLVRLDQWVAGDPESILSPSIQQQFGELPFLFKVLAAENALSIQVHPSKEQAERGYLLEQQHNLALNADCRNYKDPNHKPELVYALTRYQAMNGFRPHEEILKYFNKLDILELSELVTEYNAEPNPAGLERFFVGLLKLEGEIKCQAIDALLSFASSQKGDETFELITWLAERYPGDVGLFAPLILHVLTLEPGQAMYLDACTPHAYCKGTGLEIMANSDNVLRAGLTPKHIDVAELAACTVFEPKRREALLSTPHCENGAEHFLVPVKDFKFSVYANQHQRELSVETPEILFALNEPVYLTHENGEVAVLERGHSMFIPAFAKHYSISCQGKFARAYC, from the coding sequence ATGACGCAACAACATTTTTTACCTATGAGTAATGTTATCCAAGATTACCCATGGGGCAGTGAGACCTCGATTTCGACGCTTTTTGGTATCGAGAATCCGGAGCATAAACCGCAAGCCGAACTTTGGATGGGCGCGCATCCTAACGGCTGTTCGCAGGTCTTCATCGACAATCACTTGGTTCGCCTCGACCAATGGGTGGCTGGCGACCCTGAGTCTATTCTCAGCCCTTCTATACAGCAGCAATTTGGCGAGTTGCCATTCTTGTTCAAGGTTCTTGCGGCAGAAAATGCACTATCGATTCAAGTGCATCCGAGTAAAGAACAAGCTGAGAGAGGCTATTTGTTAGAGCAGCAACATAACTTGGCTTTAAACGCGGACTGTCGAAATTACAAAGATCCCAATCACAAACCCGAGTTGGTTTATGCCTTGACTCGCTATCAAGCAATGAATGGCTTTAGGCCTCATGAAGAGATCCTGAAGTACTTTAATAAATTAGATATTTTGGAGTTGTCTGAGCTCGTCACTGAATACAACGCAGAGCCGAACCCGGCGGGACTTGAGCGGTTCTTTGTAGGGTTGCTGAAGTTGGAGGGAGAAATCAAATGCCAAGCCATTGATGCCCTATTAAGTTTTGCTAGCAGCCAAAAAGGTGATGAGACATTTGAGCTCATAACTTGGCTAGCAGAGCGATACCCGGGTGACGTCGGTTTATTTGCGCCGCTTATCTTGCATGTTCTCACCTTAGAACCAGGTCAGGCAATGTACCTAGATGCGTGTACTCCTCATGCCTATTGCAAAGGGACAGGTCTTGAGATTATGGCTAATTCCGACAACGTACTTCGCGCTGGCCTGACGCCAAAGCATATTGATGTTGCTGAGTTGGCGGCCTGTACGGTGTTTGAGCCAAAACGTCGTGAAGCTTTGCTCTCGACTCCCCACTGCGAGAACGGTGCAGAGCACTTTTTGGTGCCAGTAAAAGACTTTAAATTCAGTGTGTATGCGAATCAGCACCAGCGTGAGCTATCGGTGGAAACGCCAGAAATCTTGTTTGCGCTCAATGAGCCGGTGTATTTAACGCATGAAAATGGTGAGGTCGCCGTGCTGGAGCGAGGGCATTCTATGTTCATTCCGGCTTTTGCTAAGCACTATTCCATCAGTTGCCAAGGTAAGTTTGCTCGCGCCTACTGTTAG
- the gabT gene encoding 4-aminobutyrate--2-oxoglutarate transaminase, with the protein MKNQQLHERRSKVIAQGMGALYPLYVEKAENAHVWDVDGNKYIDFAAGIAVTNTGHSHPRITEAVKAQIESFSHTCAMVTPYESFVELAEKLTELAPGDTEKKAIFLTTGAEAVENAVKVARAHTGRSGVIAFKGGFHGRTNMTMGLTGKIAPYKAGFGPFPNEIFHAPYPNAFHGISTQDSLQALEDLFACDIEPSRVAAIIFEPVQGEGGFYQAPQDFAEAVRALCDKHGILLIADEIQTGFARTGKMFATEHIGIEPDLMTMAKGIAGGFPISAVVGKAHVMDSALPGGLGGTYAGSPLGCVAGLEVLKIIEEEQLCAKAQGIGEVVNARITELQKQVPAIGEIRTIGAMMAIEFTDPETQQPLQDVTKAVIAKAQENGLILLSCGVKANVIRLLPPLTIESEVLAEGLDKLEAIILDVAK; encoded by the coding sequence ATGAAAAACCAACAATTACACGAAAGAAGAAGCAAGGTTATCGCTCAAGGCATGGGCGCACTTTACCCACTGTACGTAGAGAAAGCTGAAAACGCTCACGTATGGGATGTCGATGGCAATAAATACATCGACTTTGCCGCTGGTATCGCAGTGACCAACACGGGTCACTCGCACCCACGTATCACTGAGGCAGTGAAAGCACAGATTGAAAGCTTCTCCCACACGTGTGCGATGGTAACGCCGTACGAGTCATTTGTGGAGTTGGCGGAAAAGCTAACTGAGCTTGCACCAGGCGATACTGAAAAGAAAGCCATTTTCCTAACTACGGGTGCTGAAGCGGTAGAAAACGCAGTGAAAGTAGCGCGTGCCCATACCGGTCGCAGTGGTGTTATTGCCTTTAAAGGTGGTTTCCACGGCCGTACGAATATGACTATGGGATTAACCGGTAAGATCGCACCATATAAAGCAGGTTTCGGGCCTTTCCCGAACGAGATCTTCCATGCACCGTACCCAAATGCTTTTCATGGCATCAGCACACAAGATAGCTTGCAAGCTCTAGAGGATCTGTTTGCTTGTGATATCGAACCAAGCCGCGTTGCCGCGATCATTTTTGAACCTGTTCAAGGTGAAGGTGGTTTCTATCAAGCGCCTCAAGATTTTGCAGAAGCAGTACGTGCTCTTTGTGATAAGCATGGCATCTTGTTGATTGCCGACGAGATCCAGACAGGTTTTGCGCGTACGGGTAAGATGTTTGCCACTGAGCACATTGGCATTGAACCTGATCTGATGACCATGGCAAAAGGGATCGCGGGTGGTTTCCCAATCTCTGCCGTAGTGGGTAAAGCACACGTCATGGACTCAGCACTTCCGGGCGGTTTGGGTGGTACTTACGCAGGCTCTCCACTGGGTTGTGTTGCAGGCTTGGAAGTCCTCAAGATCATTGAAGAAGAGCAGCTGTGCGCCAAAGCTCAAGGCATTGGTGAGGTCGTGAACGCTCGTATTACTGAACTGCAAAAGCAAGTTCCGGCAATTGGTGAAATTCGTACTATCGGTGCAATGATGGCGATCGAGTTTACTGATCCAGAGACACAGCAACCGTTGCAAGATGTGACGAAAGCAGTGATAGCGAAAGCTCAAGAAAACGGTCTTATTTTGTTGTCGTGTGGCGTGAAGGCGAACGTGATTCGCTTACTTCCACCGTTAACAATTGAGTCAGAAGTGCTAGCAGAAGGCTTAGACAAGCTAGAAGCTATCATTTTGGACGTGGCGAAGTAA
- a CDS encoding NAD-dependent succinate-semialdehyde dehydrogenase has translation MQQIDNKSLLAFMVTAADDAVEVTNPATGETVGFAPRSSEAELMDAIERADVAQKSWAKVPAKTRAGMLNRWFQLILENKDDLARIMTMEQGKPLAEAAGEVLYGASFIEWFAEEAKRTYGDTIPGPTADKRIVTIKQPIGVAVAITPWNFPIAMITRKAGPALAAGCSFVVKPSDSTPLSAFAIVELAYQAGIPKDALQVVLGESSRKIGAIFTSHPLIRKLSFTGSTQVGSVLMAQSAKDVKRTSMELGGNAPFIVFEDADIDAAVQGAMASKFRNAGQTCVCANRFYVHNNVYDEFVAKFDAAVQKLKIGNGLEEGVAIGPVINQGAKEGIQALIDRAVEQGATPVTPPKALDGNFMQPVVLKDVTHSMDIIQEEIFGPVAPVVRFETDEELIEMANDTIYGLASYFYSQNIFRVWKVAEALEYGMVGINEGIISTEVAPFGGVKQSGIGREGAKQGIDEYMDVKYLCFGGN, from the coding sequence ATGCAGCAAATTGACAACAAAAGCCTATTGGCGTTTATGGTGACAGCAGCGGATGACGCTGTTGAAGTAACCAACCCAGCAACGGGAGAGACGGTAGGTTTTGCACCGCGCTCAAGTGAAGCAGAACTTATGGACGCGATTGAGCGTGCAGATGTGGCGCAGAAATCGTGGGCGAAAGTGCCTGCGAAAACCCGTGCAGGTATGCTGAACCGTTGGTTCCAGCTTATTCTAGAGAACAAAGATGACCTTGCTCGAATCATGACAATGGAGCAAGGCAAGCCCCTAGCAGAAGCAGCGGGTGAAGTACTGTATGGCGCAAGCTTTATCGAATGGTTTGCAGAAGAAGCAAAACGTACGTATGGCGATACGATCCCTGGTCCGACGGCGGACAAGCGAATCGTGACAATCAAGCAGCCAATCGGTGTGGCGGTGGCTATTACACCATGGAACTTCCCGATTGCGATGATTACACGTAAAGCGGGTCCGGCTCTGGCGGCAGGTTGTAGCTTTGTCGTCAAACCGTCTGATTCGACGCCACTGTCTGCGTTTGCCATTGTTGAGTTGGCATACCAAGCGGGTATTCCGAAAGATGCGCTACAAGTGGTATTGGGGGAAAGCTCTCGTAAAATTGGTGCGATCTTTACCTCGCATCCTTTGATTAGAAAGCTCTCCTTCACGGGCTCTACTCAAGTCGGCAGCGTATTGATGGCGCAGTCTGCAAAAGATGTGAAACGTACATCGATGGAGCTAGGTGGTAATGCCCCGTTCATCGTGTTTGAGGATGCAGATATTGATGCGGCAGTACAAGGTGCAATGGCATCTAAATTCCGCAATGCAGGCCAAACGTGTGTCTGTGCAAACCGTTTCTACGTTCACAACAACGTCTACGACGAGTTTGTCGCGAAGTTTGATGCGGCCGTACAGAAGCTCAAGATTGGTAATGGCTTAGAAGAGGGTGTCGCTATTGGTCCTGTGATTAACCAAGGTGCGAAAGAGGGCATTCAAGCTCTGATTGATCGTGCGGTTGAGCAAGGCGCAACACCTGTCACACCACCGAAGGCACTCGACGGTAACTTCATGCAGCCAGTGGTGCTTAAAGACGTCACACACAGCATGGACATCATTCAAGAGGAAATCTTTGGTCCTGTTGCACCAGTGGTTCGTTTTGAGACCGATGAAGAGCTGATTGAAATGGCAAATGACACCATTTACGGCCTTGCAAGCTACTTTTACAGCCAAAACATTTTCCGAGTTTGGAAAGTAGCAGAAGCGCTGGAGTACGGCATGGTGGGCATTAACGAAGGCATTATTTCTACCGAGGTTGCCCCGTTTGGTGGAGTGAAGCAATCAGGTATTGGACGTGAAGGCGCGAAGCAAGGTATCGACGAGTATATGGACGTGAAATACCTATGTTTTGGTGGCAACTAA
- the aguA gene encoding agmatine deiminase: MKLTTTPKQDGFYFPAEFEPVREVWLAWPERRDNWRDKAKPAQQTFAKVANAISDVVPVSVAVSSAQYETARSMLNRSVKLVEMAFNDSWMRDIGPTVVVNANGDRRGVSWQFNAWGGEYNGLYEDWSDDDKVAAAVCDVMGLDHYRAPFVLEGGAIHTDGEGTLYTTEECLLSPGRNPSLSKAEIEAQLSEYLGIEKVVWLPKGLFNDETDGHVDNLIHVVAPAKVVLSWTDDPFDPQYALSREALSALKAQTDAKGRTIEVIKVPLPGPLFYSDEEASGVETSDSMNRQAGERLSASYANFLMVNGHIFLPLLDSEFDNIAVEILVQALPDYDIVGIPTREVLLGGGNIHCITQQIPA, encoded by the coding sequence ATGAAACTCACCACGACACCAAAACAGGATGGTTTCTATTTTCCGGCAGAATTTGAGCCTGTAAGAGAAGTTTGGCTGGCATGGCCGGAGCGCCGTGACAACTGGCGCGACAAAGCAAAACCAGCCCAGCAAACGTTCGCTAAAGTTGCCAATGCAATTTCCGACGTGGTGCCTGTCTCTGTAGCTGTGAGTAGCGCTCAATATGAGACAGCTCGCAGCATGCTTAACCGCTCGGTAAAGCTTGTAGAAATGGCATTCAATGACTCTTGGATGCGTGATATTGGCCCTACCGTTGTTGTGAACGCCAATGGCGACAGGCGCGGAGTAAGCTGGCAGTTCAATGCTTGGGGTGGTGAGTACAACGGGCTTTATGAAGATTGGAGTGACGACGACAAAGTTGCGGCGGCCGTGTGTGATGTGATGGGCCTGGATCACTACCGTGCACCTTTTGTCCTTGAAGGCGGCGCTATTCATACTGATGGTGAAGGTACACTGTATACCACAGAAGAATGCTTACTTAGCCCAGGACGCAATCCATCACTGTCCAAGGCTGAGATAGAAGCCCAACTGAGTGAGTACCTTGGTATCGAGAAAGTCGTATGGTTACCAAAGGGGCTGTTTAACGATGAGACCGATGGTCACGTCGATAACCTCATTCATGTGGTTGCTCCGGCTAAAGTGGTGTTGAGTTGGACCGACGATCCGTTTGATCCTCAATATGCTTTATCACGAGAGGCATTGTCAGCACTGAAGGCACAAACGGATGCAAAAGGGCGTACCATTGAGGTTATCAAAGTGCCGTTGCCCGGCCCATTGTTCTATTCGGATGAAGAAGCGTCAGGAGTAGAAACCAGCGACAGTATGAACCGACAAGCGGGAGAGCGTTTAAGCGCTTCTTACGCCAACTTTCTGATGGTCAATGGGCATATCTTTCTGCCTTTGCTTGATAGTGAGTTTGATAACATTGCGGTTGAGATTTTAGTCCAGGCGCTACCCGATTATGACATCGTCGGTATACCGACACGTGAAGTGCTACTTGGCGGTGGCAACATACACTGTATTACACAGCAGATCCCAGCCTAA
- the aguB gene encoding N-carbamoylputrescine amidase — protein sequence MSKVVKFAALQLTKTWDLDANLEKIKGAIREAAANGANVIVPQELMAAPYFCKKQESKYFELAEETENCRLIKELSALAKELNVVIPVSYFEKAGNTFFNSLVMIDADGTVLENYRKSHIPDGPGYSEKYYFSPGDTGFKVWKTQFGTFGAGICWDQWFPELARSLVLSGAEAIFYPTAIGSEPQDLSLDSRDHWQRTMQGHSAANLVPVVASNRVGIEDDDGIKTTFYGSSFITDHTGGKLAEAPREGEAIIYAEIDLKETAKARHAWGLFRDRRPDLYQDILSLAK from the coding sequence ATGAGTAAAGTAGTTAAATTTGCTGCCCTTCAGTTGACCAAAACTTGGGACCTAGACGCAAACCTAGAAAAGATTAAAGGCGCGATACGCGAAGCAGCAGCGAATGGTGCAAATGTTATTGTGCCTCAGGAGCTCATGGCTGCCCCTTATTTCTGCAAAAAACAAGAATCAAAATACTTTGAGTTAGCGGAAGAAACGGAAAACTGTCGTCTAATTAAAGAGCTGAGTGCTCTAGCTAAAGAGCTGAACGTGGTAATTCCAGTCAGCTACTTCGAAAAAGCGGGCAACACCTTCTTCAACTCCCTAGTGATGATCGATGCCGATGGTACCGTATTGGAAAACTATCGTAAGTCACACATTCCTGATGGCCCAGGTTACAGCGAGAAGTACTACTTCAGCCCTGGCGACACCGGTTTTAAAGTGTGGAAAACCCAGTTTGGTACTTTCGGTGCGGGTATTTGTTGGGATCAATGGTTCCCAGAGCTTGCTCGCAGCCTAGTACTTAGCGGTGCGGAAGCGATCTTCTACCCAACAGCAATTGGTTCTGAGCCACAAGATCTGTCACTTGACTCGCGTGACCACTGGCAGCGTACGATGCAAGGTCATTCAGCGGCTAACTTGGTGCCAGTTGTTGCCTCAAACCGTGTTGGAATTGAAGATGATGACGGTATCAAAACAACCTTCTATGGCTCATCGTTCATCACTGATCACACTGGTGGCAAACTTGCTGAAGCACCTCGTGAAGGCGAAGCAATCATCTACGCGGAGATTGATCTTAAAGAGACAGCAAAAGCACGTCACGCTTGGGGTCTATTCCGTGATCGCCGCCCAGATCTGTACCAAGATATTCTTAGCCTAGCGAAGTAA
- a CDS encoding NAD(P)/FAD-dependent oxidoreductase encodes MNKHTDSYYAHSIPNVSEYPQLQDNIECDVCVVGAGFSGLSSALHLSEKGFKVVVLENAKVGFGATGRNGGQIVNSYSRDVDVIESRYGAKQAKALCDMIFEGGDIIRGLIDKHNIDCDFKQGGMFTALNNKQMKGLEEHKKHWERYGNDKLSLMDANEVEAAVGTKAYKGALLDMSGGHIHPLKLALGEAAAITALGGRIFEQSGVTRIEKGANPVAHTEKGSVKAKYIVLAGNAYLGGLAPNISNKAIPCGTQVVATEPLSEAMLKDILPSDYCVEDCNYLLDYFRLSADKRLLFGGGVVYGARDPENIEALIRPKMEKIFPQLKGIGIDYKWTGNFLLTYSRMPQFGSFADNIYYLQGYSGHGVTCTHLAGKLLAEALSGHAERFDAFADLTHVTFPGGRHFAIPFTAMGATYYNLRDKLAI; translated from the coding sequence ATGAATAAACATACAGATTCATACTACGCTCACTCGATCCCTAATGTAAGTGAGTACCCACAACTACAAGACAATATTGAATGTGATGTTTGCGTCGTTGGAGCAGGTTTCTCGGGCTTATCGTCAGCACTTCACTTGTCTGAAAAAGGCTTCAAAGTCGTTGTACTTGAAAATGCGAAAGTAGGCTTTGGTGCAACAGGCCGCAATGGCGGTCAGATTGTAAACAGCTATAGCCGTGATGTAGATGTGATTGAAAGCCGCTATGGTGCGAAGCAGGCAAAAGCACTGTGCGACATGATTTTTGAAGGTGGCGACATCATTCGCGGCCTGATCGACAAACACAATATCGATTGTGATTTCAAGCAGGGCGGTATGTTCACGGCGCTGAACAACAAGCAAATGAAAGGCCTTGAAGAGCACAAAAAGCATTGGGAACGCTATGGCAATGACAAGCTAAGCCTAATGGATGCGAATGAAGTCGAAGCGGCAGTGGGCACAAAGGCTTACAAAGGCGCGCTACTAGACATGAGCGGTGGTCACATCCACCCACTAAAACTGGCGCTAGGAGAAGCAGCAGCGATCACAGCTCTAGGTGGCCGTATCTTTGAGCAATCTGGCGTAACTCGCATAGAGAAAGGCGCGAACCCAGTGGCCCATACCGAAAAGGGCAGCGTTAAAGCGAAGTACATTGTACTAGCGGGTAATGCTTACTTGGGTGGCTTGGCACCAAACATCAGTAATAAAGCGATCCCGTGTGGCACACAGGTTGTGGCGACAGAGCCGCTATCAGAAGCGATGTTGAAAGACATTTTGCCTTCAGACTACTGTGTTGAAGATTGTAACTACCTACTGGATTACTTCCGCCTAAGTGCAGACAAGCGACTGTTGTTTGGTGGTGGCGTAGTGTATGGCGCACGTGATCCAGAGAACATCGAAGCGTTGATTCGACCTAAGATGGAGAAAATCTTCCCACAGCTAAAAGGTATCGGTATCGATTATAAGTGGACAGGCAACTTCCTATTGACCTATTCACGTATGCCACAGTTTGGCTCTTTTGCCGACAACATCTACTACCTGCAAGGTTACAGCGGCCATGGTGTGACTTGTACGCACCTAGCAGGCAAGTTGCTCGCTGAAGCACTATCTGGTCATGCAGAGCGCTTTGACGCATTTGCCGACCTTACTCACGTCACGTTCCCAGGCGGTCGCCACTTCGCGATTCCGTTTACGGCAATGGGTGCGACGTACTACAACTTGCGTGACAAACTGGCAATCTAA